The following proteins are encoded in a genomic region of Pseudoxanthomonas suwonensis 11-1:
- a CDS encoding OmpW/AlkL family protein → MRSIRILTLALVPALAVAAPAFAQDSTSTGTAADKRFAVVGGIAHIEPSDPGQNLKVDGGPAPTLSASWYATENFAVELWGAADKFNHRVRDRDLGKLGTVEQQPIALSGQYHFGQADQVFRPFVGLGYYESNFSNEDVAGLGGVATLGTAKGAIGTVGLDMNINETWFARTDVRYMHSRPEVRVAGQGTGEELKLDPWTVGVGIGARF, encoded by the coding sequence ATGCGGTCCATTCGAATCCTTACCCTCGCCCTCGTCCCCGCCCTCGCCGTCGCCGCCCCGGCCTTCGCCCAGGACAGCACCTCCACCGGCACCGCCGCGGACAAGCGTTTCGCCGTGGTCGGCGGTATCGCCCACATCGAGCCGTCCGATCCGGGCCAGAACCTGAAGGTCGACGGCGGCCCGGCCCCGACCCTGAGCGCCAGCTGGTACGCCACCGAGAACTTCGCGGTGGAGCTGTGGGGCGCGGCCGACAAGTTCAACCACCGCGTCCGTGATCGCGACCTGGGCAAGCTCGGCACCGTCGAGCAGCAGCCGATCGCGCTGAGCGGCCAGTACCACTTCGGCCAGGCCGACCAGGTCTTCCGTCCGTTCGTGGGCCTGGGTTACTACGAGTCCAACTTCAGCAACGAGGATGTCGCCGGCCTGGGCGGCGTGGCCACCCTGGGTACCGCCAAGGGTGCGATCGGCACCGTCGGCCTGGACATGAACATCAACGAGACCTGGTTTGCGCGTACCGACGTGCGCTACATGCACTCGCGCCCGGAAGTCCGCGTTGCCGGCCAGGGCACTGGCGAGGAACTGAAGCTGGATCCGTGGACCGTCGGCGTGGGCATCGGCGCCCGCTTCTGA